In the genome of Capsicum annuum cultivar UCD-10X-F1 unplaced genomic scaffold, UCD10Xv1.1 ctg70171, whole genome shotgun sequence, the window ATGGCTCCATTTCCTTGTACAGTTTCCTCAACCATGCAATCTTCTGGCTTGATATGCTCTCGCTGTTGTCAGACCAGCCTACCGTGTACTGAATATTATACAAATTCCCTTTTCTATGAGGGAATGGAGTTTCAGATTCAGAGATTTCATTCATTTTTCCACCTAATGGCTCCAAAATCATCCGCGGTCCTGCTTCCTCCAAGAATGTTCTTTCTATCATTTCCCAACCACTTTCCGGAATTGGAGTCTTCACAAAATCAGATGTCCCTTTGTAATAATGCTTCTGTGTTGGAATAGTCTTATCAAGCAAAACTTCAAGTGGTGAGGTTATTTTtctgaaatagaaataaaaggcTGACTGAATCCAAGAAACTTCATAGCATCTTTTCACTGCAACAGCAGTAGTATTCTCTTGAAAACAATCATTTCGCTCCAAATTAAACTCGGGGAAGTATTGTCT includes:
- the LOC124894125 gene encoding berberine bridge enzyme-like 22; amino-acid sequence: QYFPEFNLERNDCFQENTTAVAVKRCYEVSWIQSAFYFYFRKITSPLEVLLDKTIPTQKHYYKGTSDFVKTPIPESGWEMIERTFLEEAGPRMILEPLGGKMNEISESETPFPHRKGNLYNIQYTVGWSDNSESISSQKIAWLRKLYKEMEPYVAKSPRTAYLNYRDLDFGTNQEDCSYSKAKMWGEKYFNGNFERLAKVKSKVDPNNFFKHEQSIPPYSY